ggttgcctagAGAATGAAGGAAAATTAAAGAAACTAGATTTCCATGAGTTTCCCCGaagaaagataaattggaaaTACTCGATCGATATCATTCAAGCCGAAATGTTGAATTTAATCTTAttatttcaactttttctttccCTTAATTTGAAATGGCAGTGAGATTAAGATATGAATACAAGATACTTACAgtgtttatctttttgtttttcatttccaGTTAGTGAAAAATGCCAGAAGTTCAGTTGGGTTGCCACACTGTAAGGTCCCATGGAGTTAAGGTGGTAAGGATTCATATGCATGATTGGCTGATTCTGTTGGTTCTCGCCGGGATTGATCTCGGTTTGAACTTGATAGAACCGTTTCACCGCTTTGTTGGGGAGGACATGATGACAGACCTGAGTTACCCTTTGAAAGACAATACAGTTCCCTTCTGGGCTGTTCCGGTACGTTTTTGGTTTTGCGATAACTATGTCATGCTGGTAAAATTTGGATAGTTTAACTTTTGCATCGGTCTCGCTTTTGTGATGACACTGTAAGGAAAAGAAGAATCTTATGTTGTATTTCTGGCACAGATAATTGCGGTATTGTTGCCGCTTGTTGTCATTCTTCTGTACTACTTCATCCGAAAGGATGTCTATGATCTGCACCATGCCAGTTTGGGTAACTATCgtgtctttctttttcctttttgtgacTTTTGCATTGGTGAATGTTGTTTGCAAGTTGTTGTATTTTGTTAACCCTTACATTTTATATCCATGCTCATTCAGGCCTTCTATTCTCTGTCTTCATAACCGCTGTTTTAACTGATGCGATCAAAGATGGTGTTGGTCGACCTCGTCCAGACTTCTTTTGGCGTTGTTTCCCTGATGGAAAAGGGGTGGGCCTTCTAGTGCATAAAATTATTTATACCTTTTGATTTTTCGTGAAATGAACTTTTCGTTGTTTAGTTCTTGATCCTCCTCACTTATACACACATATGACGTACGATTGATCCATGTCCATGTCCAGGTATTTGATCAGACCACAAAGGATGTCATATGTACTGGAATCAAGAGTGTCATTAAGGAAGGGCATAAAAGCTTCCCAAGCGGGCATACTTCATGTAAGCATTTTGATACTTCGGGAAACTGTACATGAAAGAGGATTAAAGATTAGGGATGTTCTGGGATGTGTTTAATGTCTCTTAAGGGCTGCATGCTGcctatatattttctttagtgCATATGTATGTTTGACTTTGTATCGTGTAGCTTAAATGACTGTGCGGTTGTCAACATGCAGGGTCCTTTGCAGGTCTTGGTTTCCTTGCATGGTACTTATCGGGGAAAGTTAGGGTGTTTGATCGTAGGGGACATGTTGCAAAGCTCTGTATTGTCATTTTACCACTACTTACTGCAGCGCTGGTGGCAGTTTCTCGAGTTGATGACTATTGGCATCATTGGCAAGATGTTTTTGCTGGCGGGCTTATAGGTACCTTGTCTGCCTCTAGCATCATTGGCAtgattttttgagaaaaaagatGTTTGTCGAGTTTCCATTTTTCtaatatgtatatttattttgtgCAGGAATCACCATTGCTTCATTTTGTTACCTGCAATTCTTTCCACCTCCATATGAAACAGATGGTAATTTTACCCACCGTATAGCTTTGCTGTTCTTTTTAATAACTATCTTCTTTGCAGAGGTTTACTAATTCCGTCGAGTCCATGAGCATTTTTTTCTTGCATTGAAAAACTAAGGTTTCTACGGTTCATTAAATTGTACAAGGAGCTTATTTGAACTTGTGTGCATTTTAGTAGTCCGGAATCATTGTTGACAAGATTCTTTCTCTTGATGTTGTTGGATGGGCAGGTTGGGGACCGCACGCATACTTTCAGATGCTGGCAGAGTCTCAAAATCGCGACGAGTCCTTGACTAACAACGCCAACAGTCTTTGTGTGCAGCCAACAGAGCTTACGAGTGTATACATCGAACCTCAGAACGGTGTTGAATTGTCAAGAGGCAATAGCGGAGACAGAAACGCCATGCTAAATGGAAGGGAAAACGGGAGAAGACAGCAGAGTGTCGGGTGTTTGTAGATAAGAATAGAGTTAATGAGCAGATGTTCATATTATAGGGTCCATCTTGCCATGTGAATTTCGTAGACGGATATCGGAATTTATAAACCAGATGAAATATGAACCTTCCTTTTTGCTTAAGTTTGTTTAGTTGATTCGTTGAATATTCTTATTGTTTGATGTTGTGAAGGGGCAGCCTTGCATAAGTTTTTCTCCGTCACCGGAACAAGTAAAATAAAggtattttttttatctaaaatggtttatgagattgacataactcttcATCTGGTCCttgatatttaaaattaatagaagtgttcgtcaattattttggtcatttcgtaaaattatcta
This Pyrus communis chromosome 6, drPyrComm1.1, whole genome shotgun sequence DNA region includes the following protein-coding sequences:
- the LOC137737073 gene encoding lipid phosphate phosphatase 2-like encodes the protein MPEVQLGCHTVRSHGVKVVRIHMHDWLILLVLAGIDLGLNLIEPFHRFVGEDMMTDLSYPLKDNTVPFWAVPIIAVLLPLVVILLYYFIRKDVYDLHHASLGLLFSVFITAVLTDAIKDGVGRPRPDFFWRCFPDGKGVFDQTTKDVICTGIKSVIKEGHKSFPSGHTSWSFAGLGFLAWYLSGKVRVFDRRGHVAKLCIVILPLLTAALVAVSRVDDYWHHWQDVFAGGLIGITIASFCYLQFFPPPYETDGWGPHAYFQMLAESQNRDESLTNNANSLCVQPTELTSVYIEPQNGVELSRGNSGDRNAMLNGRENGRRQQSVGCL